The Dasypus novemcinctus isolate mDasNov1 chromosome 13, mDasNov1.1.hap2, whole genome shotgun sequence genome segment CCAACCACACCTGGCCCAAGTGCATCAGCCAAAATATTGATAACAGAGAAGACCCCACTGATGATACCGAAGGAGAGACCAGaaactgtggggggagggagggtctCATCACTGTCAGAGATCACTACAGCCTGatcaccagtgatcctccccatCCCCCAGTCACAATTCTCCCATGCCTACTCTCCCTCCACACCACCTCTCCTGGAGACCAGGTATGGAGGAAAACAAGAAGAAACTTAGAATATGTGAACGTGTAGAGATTTCCCAGGGTGGGGTATCCAACTCCCTCCTCCAGTTCCTCTCCCTTGGCTCACCATAGGCCATCTGCCGGATGGAGATGGGTGATCTTCCGTCCTCACTCAGCGATGCTAACCCCTCATCTGccttcctggggtggggtggggaaaacATGAGGAAGGGCAGGGGTAGCTCCTTTCCCTCTAATGTCCTCCCTTAGGGCCCTGTCCTCCAAACCACTCCCCCAGGGGCTGTTCCCCTTCCTGAAGTGCtattctctgtccctctcccctcCAGGACACCGATGTTCTTACTTGAGCAGCTTGTAGTAGGCAAAGCGGAACACTTCCTGCAGAAGGACTGAGACTGCAGCACCAAAAATCAGGAGGCCATACTGGAGCCGGGCATCTGACCGGTCGGTCACATGGACCAAGATGAACCAGACCACAGAGGCCAAGAGCAGGGAGACCAGCCAGAAAAATGCCCTGAGAAAGACAAGGACAATCAGACAGGCAAGGAGAGGGGTAGTCTGAGAAATCAAGGAGGAAAAACAGCCAAGGCTTCAGCTCGAAAAGTGGAAGTTAGATTTCCTGATGGTCAGGGAGAACCCAATGGGGAAGATGACTCCACCGAGGAACTCATCTGTAGGAATCTGGAAGGAGGGGTCGGAGTAGAAATTGGATGAAAGATTTCTCGGAGAGATGAGTGTGCGAGCACAGATCCATTCCTGGATCCTCCCCTAGGGCACATGACTCGGCCGGCCGAGGTCAGCACAGCCCTCTCCAGTCTCTGCCTTGGGCCTCCTCTGAGGTCGCCGGGAGGAGTATAAGAGGAACCTGAGCGATCCATGGAAGGCGGAAACCAACTGCGGCAAAGGACGAATCGCCCGCACCCCCGACCCGACTCTCTGCAACCTTCACCTCTGACTTGTCCACTCGCAGCCCGGGCTCCTAGGCTCGTCCCGTTCCAGCCCTTCCACATCTCTCCCTTCGGCGCCCTCCCGCGTCTCCCCGACCTTCACTCACCCCGCGACCAGGATGATGACGCGAAGCGGGTCCCCAGCCACTGTGATCAAGAACAGAGCGAAGGCCGGGCCGAACGCGACAAAAGTGCATCCGAAAAACACCGCAGCCCCCATGGCTGGGCAGCTGGCGGCGGGGTGGAGGCCCAGCCCAGAGAGGCAGATGGAGAAAGCGCGCCAGGTGGAGAGTCCGTGTGGGGTGGCGACGCGACCCCGCAAGGGGCGCGGTGCAATGTCACCCCCAGACcccggggaagggggggggcaCCGAAACCCCAGATGAAGGTCCGCGCGACTTCCTCTACGGAAGCCGAGGTGGGGACAAACCCCGGGCCGCAGCCCACGGCCACCTCCCATCTAATCTCCGCCCCCGAAGGCCAATGGAGAcacggcgggggcgggggcggggccgcacGACCTGCTGGGAGTTGTAGTTCCCCTGCCCTTCGGAGCGCTCTTCCTACCGTCCTGGGAACTGCTGCCGCCTGGAAGCGGGGATGGGCTGCGGCTGGGACTGGGCTGGGCGGAGACACGGATTCCAGAATTCGGTTCAGCCTTGGCGGCGGTTTCCTTTCCTTACTTTGTGGGGAAGAGGGGTAGTAATCCTTACCTCTTCTTGGACGGCTGCAGAGGGGGGAAGATCCTGTTTGTACCTAAAGAACAAATACAAAGCGAGCACAGGATAGGGGGTGCGGGGAGATAGGGACGGGTATTGTTCTTACTTGAATGAAAGGAAATGAGCTTACTGGCTCAGGATTCCAGTGCGCCCTGCTTCTGAGCCCAGCAGGCTGAGTCAGGGGAAGAGATAGGATGAGACAACTCATTTCATCTATCCCTTGAACTATTACCACAGCGTCTTCTGAGCCATGGGAGGAGGCTCCAAACCTATCTTGATAGTGGCAGGGTCCACAGAGATGTGCATAGTGCCTGGCTCATAGTAGGTGCTGAAtggatatttattaatttccttaaaacaaaaacaaaaaacaaaaccctcatCCTCTTGCTTGTGAGCCCCGAATTGCCTATCAGACTTTTTAGCACATATGTTGTTTCTGAATTGAAttgaataaaaactgaaaatataaaagcaGAGGGAAGGATAAGATGAACTCTACCCCTGGAGGCTGGAATGAAGGGAACACAAGTGACTGAAAGTGGGAGGGGAGGTGTGGCATCTGTAGCAGGTCTGCTTCCTCCCTCTTCTGTCATATGTCCAGGAAGTTGAGAAAGATGAGGTGAGGTCGGTACTCATTAGAGAGGAAATATCTGGCTgggagttgttgttttttaatcagaAGCGATGCAGCAGGTGTTTTgagagtcaaacaatatgtggtGGATAAATAGTGCTCCCTGTCTAAGACAGGAAGAAGAGAGGGAGTAATTTCAGTCTAGAAGACCGCTCACCCCTTCTACAGCACATTTCAACTGTGATGGAAGAAACTGTGATTAAGCCTCAAAGAGAAGGGCAACTCTGAATGGGGATGGTAAGTTAGGGACGGTAAAAGGGAAGGTGAGTTTTTTGTGagggctgggagggagggaggcaaggaagggagaggggaagctTCTTGGTAGGCTGTTTTTTGTAGTGGCAGTTGGAGTCTTAGATGGATCTAATCCAGGTCTGGGGTTGTTCAGTGAATATGTTCACATCAGAATCCACTTATTCTTCTCTTAAAAGGAGCGGCTTTGACTGAGGACCTGTTGTGACTGAAGATCAGTCTGCCAGTGGGCAGGGAATTCTTCCCCCTGAGGAAAGCATTGCTGCAGTTCCCTCCCAGTGTTGAGGGGCGAGGGGCGGGGTAAGTTTGGTGGGAAAcgctgtaatttccttttttactttcataGCAATAGTGGAGAATCCAGAATGGATGTCCGCTTAGTAGCCATCCTTGCTGTGTCACTTACCCTGGGTAAGTCCACTCCTCCTCTCTCTAAGCTTTTGCATTATGAGGTCTTCTACTAtaaatggggtggggagaaagaaaatgagagggtGAGAGATGCAATTGAATGAGGAGTGATAGTATTCTCTCATCTGTGCTGGAGTCCTGTGTTGTGGTGGGCAGGAAGGTTTCTGAAAGGTAGACctaggaaaaagggaagaaagcagagtcccatcaaagaagaaaaggccTTGGGGGATTGGTTCCCAGACATGTGGAGCTCCTAGTAAGAATAAACACAGTTCTTCTTCACCACAGAGTTAAACAAGATGAGAGGGACTAAAGGGAGCGAGAGAGAAGTGGACTCTTTGAGGGTGGGGGAGTTTGAAACTAGTGTGGGAAGCCAGGGTATCTCCTTTTCCAGGGAGTTGGAGAAAACCCTTTAAATAGGCAAAGACGCAGAAGTAGGGGTGGCCTTCAGGGTAGTGGAAAACAGGTTGCCTTCAGGGGCTGGGTCCCAAGAGTTG includes the following:
- the APH1A gene encoding gamma-secretase subunit APH-1A — protein: MGGGRGLRPGVCPHLGFRRGSRADLHLGFRCPPPSPGSGGDIAPRPLRGRVATPHGLSTWRAFSICLSGLGLHPAASCPAMGAAVFFGCTFVAFGPAFALFLITVAGDPLRVIILVAGAFFWLVSLLLASVVWFILVHVTDRSDARLQYGLLIFGAAVSVLLQEVFRFAYYKLLKKADEGLASLSEDGRSPISIRQMAYVSGLSFGIISGVFSVINILADALGPGVVGIHGDSPYYFLTSAFLTAAIILLHIFWGVVFFDACERRRYWALGLVVGSHLLTSGLTFLNPWYEASLLPIYAVTVSMGLWAFITAGGSLRSIQRSLSCRRQEDSRVMVYSALRIPPED